Proteins from one Gimesia maris genomic window:
- a CDS encoding GntR family transcriptional regulator — protein MNATTSLSRQLLPVSSLRLDIFSQILLSIFTGEYPAGTRLKVQHLAKQYGVSSTPVREAIVELTGIGVVELFPNRGAVVAPFGIPEIREMYHVRRILEVESARCACESSNLEEIEQLLAETRTLQQAPRNDQWTVLCSDIDKRTHTAIVSAAGIKRLKAELNRYDRLMHMVRVLLKDSELYLDQILEEHLQVLKALLRRDQDAAAAAMARHLQATCERAVEGIFVHGIPESENIHT, from the coding sequence ATGAACGCGACGACTTCCCTTTCCCGCCAATTGTTACCGGTCAGTTCACTCAGGCTGGATATTTTCAGTCAGATTCTGCTGTCGATATTTACGGGAGAATACCCGGCGGGAACCCGGCTTAAAGTACAGCATCTGGCGAAGCAATATGGTGTGAGCAGTACTCCGGTACGAGAGGCGATTGTCGAACTGACCGGGATCGGCGTGGTAGAGCTGTTTCCCAACCGGGGAGCGGTCGTCGCACCGTTCGGAATTCCGGAAATACGAGAGATGTATCACGTACGTCGTATTCTGGAAGTCGAGTCAGCCCGCTGTGCCTGTGAGTCCAGTAACCTGGAAGAGATCGAACAACTGCTAGCAGAGACACGGACGTTGCAGCAGGCGCCCCGTAATGATCAGTGGACGGTACTCTGTTCCGATATTGATAAAAGAACGCACACTGCAATCGTGAGTGCAGCCGGGATCAAACGTCTGAAGGCAGAACTGAATCGATATGATCGCCTGATGCATATGGTGCGGGTGTTGCTGAAAGATTCCGAATTATACCTCGATCAGATTCTGGAAGAACATCTGCAGGTTCTGAAAGCCTTACTCCGCCGCGACCAGGATGCCGCTGCCGCAGCCATGGCCCGGCATCTGCAGGCGACCTGTGAACGCGCCGTCGAAGGAATCTTTGTCCATGGGATTCCTGAGTCAGAAAACATTCATACTTAA